The Arthrobacter sp. OAP107 DNA segment AGCCGACGCGGGAACTCATCGTCGCCGGCCATACGGATAAATTCGCTGTCCCGCAGCACTGTGCGGGGGATCTCGAAGGCCGGTGAGCCCAAGAGCCCGACACCCTCGCGGACCGGCCCATCGATGGGTACGAGAGCCTTCGTGGCAATGAGGCAATCCTGGCCGACCTTGGACTGGGGAGGGTAGAGGATCTCATTTCCCAAGAAGCTGTTGGCCGCGATTGAAGTCCGAGAGAGGCTGAACGAGGTGCTGGAGTAATTGGCATTGACGATTGAGATGCCGCTGGCAACCACTGTTCCGCGGCCGACGGAGCTGAGGTATGGATTGTCGTGTTTGATTTCAGTGCCGAAGTTCGACCCGGTTTGAACCACCGGGGCGAGCTTGTACCCAAGGCGCTGAAGGTACGGGACGATGAAGGAACTGTCACCAAAAAGGGTGTGCAGTAAACGCCGATTGGACAGTCGCTCGACAGCCCGGTGGCATGCGAAACGGAAACCGTATAGAGGATAGGCCTGATCCGGTCTAATAAAGAGGTTGAGCACGCGAGGGACAGTCATGACAAAAAAGAGGCTGAGGAGGATGCGTCCGAAGAAGACGATCACGGAGGTGGCCAGCACGAGGCCGAGAAACGCTGCGCCGGTGAACGAAACCGCTGGAGCCGTGAGGAGGGTCGACAGCCACGGCACCTTAAGTACCAATGTAAGTCCACCGAATGCCAACGGGAGCGTCAAGCCCAGATGGAGCATCAGTTGGAGAATGCCGTACCGCGTCCTCTTCCAGGGGCGGCATTCAACCGGTGCGACAGCACGGTAATCCGAATCCGTCCGGCGCCCGGGCGAACCGTGCCAATGCTCGCCGGCGGGAACGGCCTGACCAGCATACAGTGAGGAAGCATGGCCCAACTGGGCCCCGTCCCCCAGTGAGGTATCGATGTCCAGCACGGCCTTCTCACCGATGAGGACGTTCTTGCCGATTGACACGTACCCGGTCTGGATCACACCGCTGACGGCTCGGTAGCCGAGGAGGAAGGTGTCCTTGTCGATCACGGCATGCTCGCCGATCCTGAGCATGTCAGTGCAGACAGGCACGTGCCGGGTGAAAACGACCGCGCCCTTCCCTACCCTGGCTCCCAGGGCACGCAGGTAAAGCAGATACAGTGGGGAGCCTGCAAAGAGAACCAGCGGGTTAGCCACCACCAACGTCTTGACCAACCAGAACCGCACGTACGCCAGACTCCAAATTCGGATCTCTTCGGGCTTCCAACGGCCGACGAGAACCCATTTGGCCAGGATAGGAAACGCGCACATCACCCCGAAGCTGCCAGCCCCGAAGGCGGCACTTCTCAGGTAGACCTCAAACGGAGTCCGGCTTGCCCAGATCCACCCCAGGCCACTCTCGAACATCACCGAAAACAATGCAGCGTAAGCCAGGAAGATCAGCACCTGCAGCATGCCGCATACGACGTACTCGACCGTACTAGCCCGTGCCCGTTCCGCGGGGAAAGCGCGGTACCGGCCGCCGCGAGATTTCCGCGCAGACGCCACCACAGGTGTGCGGGCCAACGGCGTACCCGTAGTTGTTGCCTTTGAGCCCGGCGTGCCTGCAACCACCAGGCTGCCCGAAGCCAACGGTTCGGCACTACCCAGGGCCGCGGCCAGCGCCGAGATCGTGGGGTACTGGTAGATGTCCTTGATCGACACCGCCGGCAGGTCCGGCAGCTTGCGCACCCGGGCACAGAACCGCGCCATCACCAGCGAGTCCGCGCCCAGATCCTGAAAGAAGTCAGCGCCCACTGGCACGTGCTCGATGTCCAGCACGCCGGCGAGCATCTCCGCCAACCGGTCCTGCACCTGCACCTGCACCGTCGCCTCTTCCACCGGGGCCAGGGCCGCGGCCAGCGCCGAGATCGTGGGGTACTGGTAGATGTCCTTGATCGACACCGTCGGCAGGTCCGGCTGTTTGCGCACCCGGGCGCAGAACTGCGCCATCGCCAGCGAGTCCGCGCCCAATTCGTAGAAGAAGTTGGCGTTCACCGGGACAGCGTCCTTGTTCACCACCGATGCGAGCAGATCCGCCAGCCGGCGCTCCAGGACAACGTCCGCTCCCGTGGCCGGCGTGGCTGCAGCGCCGTCCCCGGCCGGAGCGGCGGGTGTCTCAGGAATGCGGGGATCGATGGTAGATGTGGAACGCGGGGCGCCCTGCAGGTTATCGAGACGCATTTTCACCGCAGGAAACTCCCCAGTGCGGCGGTGGCCACGTAAGCGGCCACGGGTACGCGGGCTGGGTGCTGTGACCCGGGCACCGGGTCGGACCGGCGGCCCGGGGCCCCTGTCAAATCGGCGGTTGCCAGCGCTGCGGCTCCGAAATGATCGTGCACCCAGTCGGGGTTGTAGATGGTGTCCAGGTAGGGGCGGCCCATGTCCGGGGAGATGGCCACCGCCGTCAGGTCCTGGGCGTCGTGGTCGGCGAGCCAGGACGTGGCGCCGTGGACCACGGTCCCGGTGGAGCCACCGAGCATGAAGCCGGCCGCCGCGAGGCGGTGGCAGGCGCGCACCGTGTCCAGTTCTTCGACCATCACCACGTCATCGATCAAGGACTCGTCGAGCTGCGGCGGCCGCACGCTCATGCCCAGTCCCGGGATCAGGCGGGTGGCCGGCTGGCCGCCGAACGAGACCGATCCTGCGGCGTCGACCGCGACAATCCGGACATCGGGCCGGTGCTCGCGGAAGTACCGCGCGCAACCCATCAGGGTCCCCGTTGTCCCGGCTCCCACGAATAGCACGTCCAGGTCGGGGAACTGATCGGAGATCTCGGGGGCAGTCCAGCGGTAGTGCGCTCCCCTGTTGCCGGGATTGGTGTATTGGTTGAGCCAGATGTACCGCTCGTCGGACGCGCACAGGTCCCGCACGTGGTTCAGCCGGGCTCCAAGGAAGCCGTCGACGGGATCCGGTTCGGTGACCAGGTCCACCTGCGCCCCGAGCGACTCCATGAGCTGCCGGGTTGCCGGGTTGCAGCGCGGATCGATCACGCACACGAAGCGGTACCCCTTGCTGGCGGCGATCATGCTGAGCGCGACCCCGAGGTTGCCCGAGGAGGACTCCACGAGCATGGAGCCGGGGCCGATCAGCCCCTCGCGCTCGGCGCGCTCAACCATCTCCCGCGCGGGCTTGAGCTTGATTGAGCCAGCGAAATTGAACCCCTCGATCTTCAGATAGAGACGGCGGTCCAGCACTCCTTCCAGGTCGATGAACAGATTCTGCTCATTGAACAGATGCGGATCCTTGATAATCGGCATGTTCTTCCTCGTTCCCCTGCCATGAGCCTGGTCAGGGGTGGGGATCTTCCTGCCAGCTTGTGTGTAATGGGTGGTTTGTGTGTGAAGGTTGGCGGACATCTGCGTCCGACCAGGTTCACTTTTCAGAAGAGCCGCGCAAAGCGGCATATACGAAACACTGCGGCCATCGAAACGGCCGTTGGTGGTCCACGGCGCCGCCTAAGCGGCAGGGGGCTGCCGCTATGGCGGAAGGCCCGCCAACACTTAGGGAGAGGCACCCGCAGCCATTTTGGTAATTAGACGGTGAGGTTTGGCATGGGAAGGCGTTCCTGTTGCAGGAGTGCGCTTCTGAAACAATGGAAGTTCCAATCTTGAAAGGCGATATTCGACTTTGTCAGACCCGGCGCCCGTCATCTTGTGGCGATCTTTCTTGTAAGGCTTTATGTGCCGAGTCTGTCCTTTGATCCGATAAATCAATAGTGTGGTCTTGCTGTGGTGCGCGCTTCCGTGCTGGCACGGTCTGGGGACTTGTATCTCTTAAGCACTCCCCTGTTGAGGCCGCTGGGGCATCATCGATTATTGGCCTTGGGAGTCCTGTGCCCGCCCAGGGCCTTCATCAGGAGATCGCCTAGGTCCTACACACGGCACGGTCCACACCGGCCCGGCGACGCGCTGATGCCTGGCCGCAACAGGTTCAGGACGGGCCACGGCGGAGGCTGCTCCTTGTTCGGTGTCTCCTGGTGGCTGGTCCAGGGGATTCCGCGGTGCTGCCCCTCCCCGAGGTCGATGCCCTGGCACCGCGGATGCCCGGCACTGATGAACACCAATACCGCACGTGCCGCCGCCACGCACGGCAGTGCGTCCGCCGCACCCGGCCTTGCAGCGGCGCCAAGGGCCTCAGATAACAGCGTCGTTCTGGACGATAAGCCCGCCGTCTACTGGACGACAGGCCACACGGGCGCAGGCAATGAAAAGGACGCATCTGCGCGTGGCTAGGCAGGCAAGATTCTCGGGGATCCAAAGACGGCCACACTACCCAACGGTGACCCGGCGATAGCCTTAATCGCAGGTCCACATACATGCACGTCAAAGACGCCAGCGCCCAAAGCACGGCCACCACCGGCGTGCGTGCTCACGATCGAAGCATGGATTCGCCCTGACACGTTCAGGTTCCCGTATGCGGAGGGCACGGGCTGTGTCCACTGGCTGGGCAAGGTCACGCCGAATAACCATGAGTAAATCGCAAGAATGTATGCATCCGCCAACTCAGAGAAAGGGGAATACCCGTTCCTTGCCTGCTCCTTTTGGATCGTTGAGCAGTACGCCCGGTCGGGCCGATTCCGGAGGCAAAGACGCTTCTGCACAGGCTCATTGGCCGCAGCAGTGGCTTGGGGTTTGCAGAGTGAGGAATACGATACGACCGGCAGCCGAATGGCAGGAGATTATCCGCAGGCATTCTCGCACTTATCCCTGACCAGGGCTGCCGAGAGTAAGCGGAGCCACCGTTGCGGCCGATGCGAAAGGGTCCGGGGAATCAGAGGAGAGCGCAGCGCCTTCGGGTCTTCCGTCCTAGTCGTATCCTAGTCACCGGTTTCCTGAAGAACGACGGCCCCCACATCCCAAAACCAGACGGTCCGTTCGGCGCGATTAAATACGAGCCGCCGGTCGTCCAGATGGAAGGCGGCGGTGTTCCGTGAACCCTGATACTCCGGCAACCGGTTAACCACGCGTTCCGGCAGAGCTAGCGGCGCCAGGATCTGTTGCATCCCGTGTGTCTCCGATGGCAGCCGTAGCCCGCTTGCCCCGCAGGTGCGCGCCGAGGTCTCTCCTGCTGCGATAGTGGCACGCACGAAGCCGGTAACGGCAACTGCCGCTAGCAGAATCACAGCAATGAGGACCGCTTTCAGCACGCGGACGTTTTTCCGCAGTACCATTGCCTGCATCTCTGCGGCTTCCTGCTTCTCTCTAGCGGCCCGAAGCTCGGCTCGTTTCGCCGCGACAATTCGTTCGTTCTCCCGCCTTCTGGAGGCGATCAGGAAATCCCGGGCAGCCTTAAGGCGGTGGCGGAAGCCCGGCTTCGAGGCCAGCACCTCTGCACCCGTCAGCCTGGCACCCTCCAGCAGCCAGGCGTTTCCGCGGCCGCTGGTTTCCCATGCCACAGCGCCGCGTTCAATATTGTCCGCCTCCTTGAGGTCCTGTCGTTCGTTGGCCAGCCAGCCAGCCAGTTCCTTCCACTGGCGCAGCAAACTTTCGAGAGCCACCTCAATGACGGCCTCGCCACCACGAATGTCTTTGACCAGCAGGCGTCTGGCCGCCAACAGATCAATGAGCCACCGGGCCTGCACCGGAAGATCCGTCAGGCGAGCGACGCGGCGCATGGGCTGATCATTGTCCGGGTTGATGGTCGCCAGCCAAGGAATAAATGCCGTGTGCAGTTGCTCGAGCTGGGCCTGCCGCTCGATGGGATCCCGCGCGATCACCGCGTCTATTTCTGTCTGCACAACACTGTTCATGCCGCCAATGGCCTCATATCCGGTCAAGGTCAGTTCCCCGGACCCTTCGAAGTCGGCATACAGTCGGGCAAGGGTTAGCGAGAGTAGTGGCAAAGTGTCCGCACCCTCCGCCGACTCAGCAAGAAGCCTGTCGACCAAATCGGGTTGCACCCTCAGGGGCCGGCCTGCTGCCGTAGCCCGTGCGGCTGGCCCCAGGATGACCTCCTTGAACTGGGCCACGGGCATCGGCCTGAGTTCATCGAAAACGCGGGCGCCGACATTCACCAGTTCCGGTGCCGTTTGCATCATCTCGTACCGATCCGCCCGGATAGTGGCAGCAACAATCAGTGCGGGCACGGGGCCGTCGTCACCGCTAAGTAGCAGTCCCAGGAGTTCCAGAAACTGGGAGGCCTGGGGTCCGGCGTCCACGTTGAAAAGCTCCTCGGCCTGATCCAAAGGCAACACCAGGGTGGGCTGGGGTGTTTCGCCTGTCTCCATAGGCAGGTGGGAGGCTGCTGTCTCTCTCGCCTCCGCCAGCCACTCCCGGAGCCGTTCTGCATCTTTTCCAACGCAGGCATCCTTGATTTCAGCCAGTGAAGGCTGATTCAATCCCAAACCGCGTCGCAACGCATGAATCGAGTGGGCGAAACCCTGCTCGCCCGTCAGCGCGTTGCGCTCGGGGCGCATGATCTCCGACACCACAAAGTGTCGGTCGTCCCGTTTTAGGCGGGGCAGCAAACCGGCCCGCAGGAACGACGACTTCCCGGCGCCCGAAGGACCCAGAATCATGAACAGCGACTCGACACCGGAACTGCGCATCCCCCGCAGCTCATCTAAAGCTCGGACAATCTGCCCGTCGCGGCCAAAGAACACTGCAGCGTCCGTTTCCTCCAGCGGCTGCCAGCCCCGGTAAGGCGCGCGGTTCGGATCATTTCTTGGTGGCCACACAAAGTGTTCCGCTCCTATGCCCGCCCTCTGAAGGCCTCGGCGCAGCCGCTGCAAACCCTCCGTCTCGAATGTGACAAATCGATCGCCGCCGTCCACCGGAATTTGTGTTTTGGGGCCGTGTCCGAAAAGATCGCAGCGCTGCCACTCTCCAGTAACACCCCGTTCCGTCGAAGGCTCGAGCCGGGCGCACAGGATCAGTTTGTTCAGGGACTCCGCCGTCCTGAACTCGGCCCTACATTCGGCTGATGCCTCCCAGTGCCGGGAGAGCAGGCAAATCACGGCCTCGCACCGTGCATTGGAGCGCCGGAGCGCTTCCTTCCAACGCTCGCCGGGCTGGATCCCGGTTACGGGATCCAGATCGAGAAAAATCTCGTCCGTTAGGCCAGCGTCCTGCTCGACCAGCCACCGCTTCAGTGCGACGGCCTGAACAGTGTCCCGGCTCGAATGGCTCAGGAAGATGCGTGACATGCGATCGCCCCCTACAGCACTTGTCTCCGCGCAGCAGCAACCCTTTCCTGAACAAGGGGAAGCCAGGCTCCAACCTTGCCTGTAAATCCGACGGCCGCTGCGCTTCGCCCACGGACGGTAATACTTCAGAGCACGGCATGCAGGTCAGCAGGTGGGAGCTAGTGCGCCGCGTACCTCCTCCGACCGAGGGACGCACAGGTTCGATCCTCCACAGGCAGTAAAGCGCAGGCCTTCCCATGGCGTCAATGGTGCACCCGGGGGCACTCCACTGCAATGATGGCGGCAGCATCTTACGAGCAAACCGGTGTCCCTGTTGCCTGACGTGAAAATGTAAGGCGAGGGACGCGGCCGGCTGCGTTGGGATGGCAGGGGGCGAGTGCACCGTCGTTAGGAGACGGTGCACGGTGGTCTTTTGGGTCAGGTTGGCTGCGCGGTCGGCGTGAGTTGGATGTGTAGCCAAGTTGATGGAGTTGGCTGATGGCGTGGCGCTCGGTCGTTCTGCGGCGGGTCTGCTGGAAGTGATCGGACCCGAGGTCTTCGAATATGGTGCCGTTTGTGAGCATGTTCCAGATGGTGATGATCATGGAATGTTCGATGGCCACCGCTCTCATCGGCCCTCTGCGTGATGTCAGCCGCTTGTAGCGTGATTGCCAGAAGGTTCCGTTGGTCCTGACTGCTGCCATGGCGGCTATGCCGAGTGCGCCTTTGAGGTGGCTGTTTCCGGGCCGTGCCTGGCTGGATTTGATCTTGCCGGTGGATTCATTGTGTCCCGGGCAAACGCCGGCCCAGGACGCAAGGTGAGCCGCGGTGGGGAACTGTTTCATGTCGGCCCCTGTTTCGGCGATGATGATTTCCGCGACGTCTTGCTGATACCCGGAACTGACGTGAGCAGGTCGATGCACCAAGCCAGCGGGGCTATGACGGAATCGATGCGGTCGCTGAGGCTGATGATCCGCTGGTTGAGCGAATCGATATGGTCCAGGTGCATCTGTGTCGCGTAGGCGTGGTGGTCGTTGAAGCGGCCATCGAGGGCTTCGGTAAGCTGGGCTGTCTTGTTCTTGAGTCGTCCACGGGCCAGATCCGCCAACAGCAGCGGGTCACGTTCGCCGGCGATGAGGGCCTGAAGCATGGCCCTGCCGGAAACGCCGAGTGTGCGTGTGGCGACC contains these protein-coding regions:
- a CDS encoding Pls/PosA family non-ribosomal peptide synthetase, which codes for MRLDNLQGAPRSTSTIDPRIPETPAAPAGDGAAATPATGADVVLERRLADLLASVVNKDAVPVNANFFYELGADSLAMAQFCARVRKQPDLPTVSIKDIYQYPTISALAAALAPVEEATVQVQVQDRLAEMLAGVLDIEHVPVGADFFQDLGADSLVMARFCARVRKLPDLPAVSIKDIYQYPTISALAAALGSAEPLASGSLVVAGTPGSKATTTGTPLARTPVVASARKSRGGRYRAFPAERARASTVEYVVCGMLQVLIFLAYAALFSVMFESGLGWIWASRTPFEVYLRSAAFGAGSFGVMCAFPILAKWVLVGRWKPEEIRIWSLAYVRFWLVKTLVVANPLVLFAGSPLYLLYLRALGARVGKGAVVFTRHVPVCTDMLRIGEHAVIDKDTFLLGYRAVSGVIQTGYVSIGKNVLIGEKAVLDIDTSLGDGAQLGHASSLYAGQAVPAGEHWHGSPGRRTDSDYRAVAPVECRPWKRTRYGILQLMLHLGLTLPLAFGGLTLVLKVPWLSTLLTAPAVSFTGAAFLGLVLATSVIVFFGRILLSLFFVMTVPRVLNLFIRPDQAYPLYGFRFACHRAVERLSNRRLLHTLFGDSSFIVPYLQRLGYKLAPVVQTGSNFGTEIKHDNPYLSSVGRGTVVASGISIVNANYSSTSFSLSRTSIAANSFLGNEILYPPQSKVGQDCLIATKALVPIDGPVREGVGLLGSPAFEIPRTVLRDSEFIRMAGDDEFPRRLAAKNRHNLGTIGLFLMARWFYAFAVSFFGFLAIDLNDTLGAASVILLTVSTLLFSVFYGVIIERASTGFKPLKPKHCSIYDIDFWRTERFFKLEAEVSPLFNGTPFKGTILKMLGVQVGRRLFDDGAQMAEKNLITLGDDVALNAGAWVQCHSQEDYAFKSDAITIGSGCTVGVSAMILYSAKMGDGAVLAPDSFLMKGEEIPAFERWGGNPAEALAASASGRPGRPLGIASPASSGGATDAVAAF
- the sbnA gene encoding 2,3-diaminopropionate biosynthesis protein SbnA gives rise to the protein MPIIKDPHLFNEQNLFIDLEGVLDRRLYLKIEGFNFAGSIKLKPAREMVERAEREGLIGPGSMLVESSSGNLGVALSMIAASKGYRFVCVIDPRCNPATRQLMESLGAQVDLVTEPDPVDGFLGARLNHVRDLCASDERYIWLNQYTNPGNRGAHYRWTAPEISDQFPDLDVLFVGAGTTGTLMGCARYFREHRPDVRIVAVDAAGSVSFGGQPATRLIPGLGMSVRPPQLDESLIDDVVMVEELDTVRACHRLAAAGFMLGGSTGTVVHGATSWLADHDAQDLTAVAISPDMGRPYLDTIYNPDWVHDHFGAAALATADLTGAPGRRSDPVPGSQHPARVPVAAYVATAALGSFLR
- a CDS encoding TIR domain-containing protein, which translates into the protein MSRIFLSHSSRDTVQAVALKRWLVEQDAGLTDEIFLDLDPVTGIQPGERWKEALRRSNARCEAVICLLSRHWEASAECRAEFRTAESLNKLILCARLEPSTERGVTGEWQRCDLFGHGPKTQIPVDGGDRFVTFETEGLQRLRRGLQRAGIGAEHFVWPPRNDPNRAPYRGWQPLEETDAAVFFGRDGQIVRALDELRGMRSSGVESLFMILGPSGAGKSSFLRAGLLPRLKRDDRHFVVSEIMRPERNALTGEQGFAHSIHALRRGLGLNQPSLAEIKDACVGKDAERLREWLAEARETAASHLPMETGETPQPTLVLPLDQAEELFNVDAGPQASQFLELLGLLLSGDDGPVPALIVAATIRADRYEMMQTAPELVNVGARVFDELRPMPVAQFKEVILGPAARATAAGRPLRVQPDLVDRLLAESAEGADTLPLLSLTLARLYADFEGSGELTLTGYEAIGGMNSVVQTEIDAVIARDPIERQAQLEQLHTAFIPWLATINPDNDQPMRRVARLTDLPVQARWLIDLLAARRLLVKDIRGGEAVIEVALESLLRQWKELAGWLANERQDLKEADNIERGAVAWETSGRGNAWLLEGARLTGAEVLASKPGFRHRLKAARDFLIASRRRENERIVAAKRAELRAAREKQEAAEMQAMVLRKNVRVLKAVLIAVILLAAVAVTGFVRATIAAGETSARTCGASGLRLPSETHGMQQILAPLALPERVVNRLPEYQGSRNTAAFHLDDRRLVFNRAERTVWFWDVGAVVLQETGD
- a CDS encoding transposase, with protein sequence MKQFPTAAHLASWAGVCPGHNESTGKIKSSQARPGNSHLKGALGIAAMAAVRTNGTFWQSRYKRLTSRRGPMRAVAIEHSMIITIWNMLTNGTIFEDLGSDHFQQTRRRTTERHAISQLHQLGYTSNSRRPRSQPDPKDHRAPSPNDGALAPCHPNAAGRVPRLTFSRQATGTPVCS
- a CDS encoding transposase yields the protein MPGTREISPVANDVSDAQWVAELGAHGLVRASFVPPEQIRQLRDLTRSRTIFVAERSREIQHVEKLLEDANIKISSVATRTLGVSGRAMLQALIAGERDPLLLADLARGRLKNKTAQLTEALDGRFNDHHAYATQMHLDHIDSLNQRIISLSDRIDSVIAPLAWCIDLLTSVPGISKTSRKSSSPKQGPT